From the Sphingomonas phyllosphaerae 5.2 genome, one window contains:
- a CDS encoding IS1182 family transposase, with the protein MSRFIEGSDRRQKLLLPDCIDDYVAEHSPVRVVDMFVGELDLCELGFEGAAVTGRPGYHPATMLKLYVYGYLNQVQSSRRLEREAGRNVELMWLTGKLAPDFKTIADFRRDHGTAIQAACRRFVLVCRNLGLIAGGTVAVDGSRLRAVNARDRNFTPVTIRRRMEQVDASIQRYLGMLDTADRQEGQATELRTARLTTRLDALRRQMRDLEAMEQAVAAAPDRQISLTDPDARAMASAGGGTGLVGYNLQAAVDADTHIVVAHEVINLGHDRTSLANMGQQAREATGVETLTVLADRGYFSGAEVLACGEAGIVAICPKPLTSGAKAEGRFGKQDFVYQPDTDSYRCPAGETMTRRFSSLEHGLTLYGYATPACRSRCTVKTNCTTSVERRIKRWEHEEVIEAMQARLERWPDAMRVRRRTVEHVFGTLKDWMGRSHFRTRRLENVATEASLHILAYNIKRAIALRGVSGLIAAMHG; encoded by the coding sequence TTCGGGTGGTCGATATGTTCGTCGGCGAACTGGATCTTTGCGAGCTTGGCTTCGAGGGCGCGGCCGTGACAGGCCGGCCGGGCTATCATCCGGCGACCATGCTCAAGCTCTACGTCTACGGTTACCTGAACCAGGTGCAGTCGAGCCGGCGGCTGGAGCGCGAGGCCGGGCGCAACGTCGAGTTGATGTGGCTGACGGGCAAGCTAGCGCCCGACTTCAAGACGATCGCCGACTTCCGCCGCGACCATGGCACCGCCATCCAGGCGGCATGCCGGCGCTTCGTACTCGTCTGCCGCAACCTCGGTCTTATCGCCGGCGGCACGGTAGCGGTGGACGGCAGCCGTTTGCGCGCGGTGAACGCGCGCGACAGAAACTTCACGCCAGTGACGATCCGGCGCCGGATGGAGCAGGTGGACGCCAGTATCCAGCGCTACCTGGGCATGCTCGACACCGCTGACCGGCAGGAGGGCCAGGCAACTGAGCTGCGCACGGCGCGACTGACGACGCGGCTCGACGCCTTGCGCCGGCAGATGCGCGACCTGGAAGCCATGGAGCAGGCGGTCGCGGCGGCGCCCGACCGGCAGATCTCGCTGACCGATCCCGATGCGCGCGCGATGGCCTCGGCGGGAGGCGGTACGGGCCTTGTCGGCTACAACCTTCAGGCGGCGGTCGATGCGGACACCCATATCGTCGTGGCACACGAGGTCATCAACCTCGGCCACGATCGCACGTCGCTGGCGAACATGGGACAACAGGCGCGCGAGGCGACAGGTGTCGAGACGCTCACCGTGCTGGCCGACCGCGGCTACTTTTCAGGTGCAGAGGTGCTGGCCTGCGGAGAGGCCGGCATCGTGGCGATCTGCCCCAAACCGCTCACCTCGGGCGCCAAGGCGGAGGGTCGCTTCGGCAAGCAGGACTTCGTCTACCAGCCCGACACCGACAGTTATCGCTGCCCGGCCGGCGAGACGATGACCAGACGGTTCTCCAGCCTTGAGCATGGGCTGACGCTCTACGGCTATGCCACTCCCGCCTGCCGCTCCCGCTGCACGGTGAAGACGAACTGCACCACCAGCGTTGAGCGACGCATCAAGCGATGGGAGCACGAAGAGGTGATCGAGGCGATGCAGGCGCGGCTCGAGCGCTGGCCCGATGCCATGCGCGTTCGACGAAGAACGGTAGAGCATGTCTTCGGCACGCTGAAAGACTGGATGGGCAGAAGCCACTTCCGGACACGAAGGCTCGAGAACGTGGCGACCGAAGCCAGCCTCCATATCCTCGCCTACAACATCAAACGCGCCATCGCCCTGCGCGGTGTGTCGGGCTTGATCGCCGCGATGCACGGTTGA
- a CDS encoding GNAT family N-acetyltransferase, which yields MTAVPLGPIVPEVIRPLPAFEGHVGETVALEPLSTRHLDDLWEAAQAADVSWAYLKYGPFPTRQDMAAHITRISGLEQQPFFAVIPASSGMAGGWASFCDISPVDAAIEIGSIWLSPRLQRTRPATEAISLMMRHAFALGYHRVAWRCNALNAASMRAARRFGFTYEGTWRGDGIVKGRRRDTAWFSIMEHEWPAQHALFKAWLDDSNFDADGVALKPLSPNT from the coding sequence ATGACCGCTGTTCCGCTCGGCCCGATCGTCCCTGAAGTCATTCGCCCCCTGCCAGCGTTCGAGGGTCACGTCGGCGAAACCGTGGCCCTCGAACCACTCTCTACCCGACACCTCGATGATCTGTGGGAGGCGGCTCAAGCGGCGGACGTGTCGTGGGCCTATCTGAAGTACGGGCCGTTCCCGACCAGGCAGGACATGGCCGCGCATATCACGCGGATCAGTGGCCTCGAACAACAACCCTTTTTCGCGGTCATCCCGGCATCCAGCGGCATGGCCGGGGGATGGGCGTCATTCTGTGACATTTCGCCTGTCGATGCTGCGATCGAGATCGGAAGCATCTGGCTGTCGCCGCGACTGCAACGCACCCGCCCTGCCACGGAAGCCATCTCGTTGATGATGCGGCACGCCTTCGCGCTCGGTTACCACCGGGTAGCTTGGCGCTGCAACGCGCTGAACGCAGCATCCATGCGCGCCGCGCGCCGGTTTGGCTTCACCTATGAAGGGACGTGGCGCGGTGACGGCATCGTGAAGGGACGCAGGCGCGATACGGCCTGGTTCTCGATCATGGAGCATGAATGGCCGGCGCAACATGCACTGTTCAAGGCATGGCTGGACGATAGCAATTTCGACGCGGATGGCGTCGCGCTCAAGCCCTTGTCGCCGAACACATAA
- a CDS encoding alpha-N-arabinofuranosidase: MKARLFAYVGALALGLGTLGTATAQEAPAAAPAPGTATIAVHADKPGATYDKRIFTQFAEHLGNGIYGGLWVGNDRKIPNTRGFRNDVVGALRDLGTPVIRWPGGCFADEYHWREGIGPKNKRPVKINTHWGGVTEPNTVGTHEFMDVTEQIGAEVYISGNVGNGTPQEMAEWVEYMTSPAGSLADERAKNGRKQPWKLPYFGIGNELWGCGGNMKPEYAADVTRRYATFIKAPAGTKIEKIASGANVDDYNWTEVMMREAGEKLDGLSLHYYTVPGGWAPKASAIDFDETGWAETLAGTWKMEELVTKHSAIMDKYDPGKRVYLAVDEWGTWYGQDPGTHPGFLRQQNSLRDALVAAINLNIFAKHADRVRMTAIAQMVNVLQAMILTDGNKMVLTPTYHVFKMYKPFMDGTVLPIDIQSPWYNKDQWVMPAVSASAVRDKAGVTHVALANADPNRDITVTTTMTGLTASRVSGQILTGPKVNSLNTFDAPNAVVPAAFNGAQLNGGQLTVTLPAKSVVMLDLN; this comes from the coding sequence ATGAAGGCACGTCTGTTCGCTTATGTCGGCGCGCTCGCGCTGGGGCTCGGTACGCTGGGCACCGCGACCGCGCAGGAGGCGCCTGCCGCAGCACCGGCCCCCGGAACCGCCACGATCGCGGTCCATGCCGACAAGCCCGGCGCAACCTATGACAAGCGCATCTTCACCCAGTTCGCCGAGCATCTCGGCAATGGCATCTACGGCGGATTGTGGGTTGGCAACGATCGCAAGATCCCGAACACGCGCGGTTTCCGCAACGACGTCGTCGGCGCGCTGCGCGATCTCGGCACCCCGGTCATCCGCTGGCCCGGCGGCTGCTTCGCCGACGAATATCACTGGCGGGAGGGGATCGGCCCGAAGAACAAGCGTCCGGTCAAGATCAACACCCACTGGGGCGGCGTGACCGAGCCGAACACCGTCGGCACGCACGAGTTCATGGACGTGACCGAGCAGATCGGCGCGGAGGTCTACATTTCCGGCAACGTCGGCAACGGCACGCCGCAGGAAATGGCCGAGTGGGTCGAATACATGACCTCGCCCGCGGGGTCGCTCGCCGATGAGCGCGCGAAGAACGGCCGCAAGCAACCGTGGAAGCTGCCCTATTTCGGCATCGGTAACGAATTGTGGGGCTGCGGCGGCAACATGAAGCCGGAATATGCCGCCGACGTCACGCGCCGCTACGCCACCTTCATCAAGGCGCCGGCCGGCACGAAGATCGAGAAGATCGCCTCGGGCGCGAACGTCGACGATTATAACTGGACCGAGGTGATGATGCGCGAGGCGGGCGAGAAGCTCGACGGCCTCTCGCTCCATTATTACACCGTCCCCGGCGGCTGGGCGCCCAAGGCGTCGGCGATCGACTTCGACGAGACGGGCTGGGCCGAAACGCTCGCCGGCACGTGGAAGATGGAGGAGCTGGTCACCAAGCACAGCGCCATCATGGACAAGTACGATCCGGGCAAGCGCGTGTACCTGGCGGTCGATGAATGGGGCACGTGGTACGGTCAGGATCCGGGCACGCATCCGGGTTTCCTGCGCCAGCAGAACAGCTTGCGAGACGCGCTGGTCGCCGCGATCAACCTCAACATCTTCGCCAAGCATGCCGACCGCGTCCGCATGACCGCGATCGCGCAGATGGTGAACGTCCTCCAGGCGATGATCCTGACCGACGGCAACAAGATGGTGCTGACGCCGACCTATCACGTCTTCAAGATGTACAAGCCGTTCATGGACGGCACGGTCCTGCCGATCGACATCCAGTCGCCGTGGTACAACAAGGATCAGTGGGTGATGCCGGCGGTCAGCGCGTCGGCCGTGCGTGACAAGGCCGGGGTGACGCACGTCGCGCTCGCCAATGCCGATCCGAACCGCGACATCACGGTGACGACGACGATGACCGGGCTTACCGCCTCGCGCGTTTCGGGGCAGATCCTGACCGGGCCGAAGGTCAATTCGCTCAACACCTTCGATGCGCCCAACGCCGTCGTGCCGGCCGCCTTCAACGGCGCGCAGCTGAACGGCGGGCAGCTGACGGTCACGCTGCCGGCCAAGTCGGTCGTCATGCTGGACCTGAACTGA
- a CDS encoding FadR/GntR family transcriptional regulator produces the protein MRGTGRRLHGAIAHKLGTAIMSGEYAPGDTLSGEIAFSEALDVSRSAYREAMQVLAAKGLVESRPKAGTRVLPRERWNLLDPDVLAWAFAGAPDIQFVRALFELRGIVEPAAAGLAAQRRDRADLKAMKEALAAMRRHTLATEAGRAADKDFHNAVLRATRNDALMVLSASIGAAIHWTTQFKQRARALPRNPIPDHVRVHDMIVAQDVPGATAAMRTLVDLALEDTKFAMEE, from the coding sequence ATGCGCGGCACGGGGCGCAGGCTGCACGGCGCGATCGCGCACAAGCTGGGCACCGCGATCATGTCCGGCGAATATGCGCCGGGCGACACGCTGTCGGGCGAGATCGCCTTTTCCGAAGCACTGGACGTGTCGCGCAGCGCGTACCGCGAGGCGATGCAGGTGCTGGCCGCCAAGGGGCTGGTCGAGAGCCGGCCGAAGGCGGGGACGCGCGTGCTGCCGCGCGAACGCTGGAACCTGCTGGACCCCGACGTGCTGGCATGGGCCTTCGCGGGCGCCCCCGACATACAGTTCGTGCGTGCGTTGTTCGAGTTGCGCGGGATCGTCGAGCCGGCGGCGGCGGGGCTGGCGGCGCAGCGCCGCGACCGTGCCGACCTGAAAGCGATGAAGGAAGCGCTGGCGGCGATGCGGCGGCACACGCTGGCAACCGAGGCGGGGCGTGCGGCGGACAAGGATTTCCACAACGCGGTGCTGCGCGCGACGCGCAACGACGCGCTGATGGTGCTGAGCGCCAGCATCGGTGCTGCGATCCACTGGACCACGCAGTTCAAGCAGCGCGCGCGGGCGCTGCCCCGCAATCCGATCCCGGATCACGTGCGGGTGCACGACATGATCGTGGCGCAGGACGTGCCGGGCGCGACCGCGGCGATGCGGACGCTGGTCGACCTCGCGCTGGAGGATACGAAGTTCGCGATGGAGGAGTGA